The sequence GGCAGTGCACGCTGAGCGTTCTCGTAGTTCAGCAACGCCAGGCCCAACTGTTTGAGATTGTTGCCGCACGATACCCGACGACTTGATTCCCGCGCCGCCTGAACCGCGGGCAACAGCAAGGCGATCAACAGGCCAATGATGGCCACGGTTGTCAGCAATTCAACGAGAGTGAAGGCAGATCGCGTCGTTCGAAGATTTCGAGCAGTCCGGTTCATTTCCGGGACCTGCACAACACGCCCCTGCGGCGCGCAGCGTATGCGAAGGCCGTCATTCCTACCAACAAAAGCACTGCCGACGATGGTTCTGGTGTTAAACTTGTAACGTTAAACACTACGTCGACAATGCCTCCGGGTGTGTCGCTAAAGAAACTCAAGGTCATCGGAAAGTCCGAGAGTTGGATGCTCGACGGAAGCGAGGCGTCAGAGTACAGATTGCTATTACCGGTAAAAGTAAGCGCAAGAAAGCCCGCGGTATGATCAATTCCGTCGACGACTAGCGGCGAAGTCAGCGCTGGGCTAAGTGTGCTTGAGAAGAGCACAGTAAACTGGTCAGAGACCGAACCGCCCGGCTGTGGTAAGTTGTTCGCGATTTGGACTGC is a genomic window of Pirellulales bacterium containing:
- a CDS encoding PEP-CTERM sorting domain-containing protein, whose amino-acid sequence is MSSNSDAIPERQCSNSDVLTEINNFGVLMPRFLFFAALIWAMSSYHALATPITYEFRGSVAFVGTSIPYGLNVTSGAPVVGGFTYDPASPATSSITDGVSYEQQFTHGFWMNIGKVGEANYLTASTDEYAVQIANNLPQPGGSVSDQFTVLFSSTLSPALTSPLVVDGIDHTAGFLALTFTGNSNLYSDASLPSSIQLSDFPMTLSFFSDTPGGIVDVVFNVTSLTPEPSSAVLLLVGMTAFAYAARRRGVLCRSRK